Genomic segment of Mycolicibacterium psychrotolerans:
CGTGCTGGCAGGCCTGCTGGCCCGCAAGCCGAGGGCGCTGATTCTCGACGAGCCGCTGGCGGGGCTGGATGCGGCCTCGGCACGCGGATTGTTGCGGCTGCTCGAGGATCTGCGCCGGCGCCGGGGGTTGACCGTCGTGGTGATCTCGCACGACTTCGCTGGGCTGGAGGACCTCTGCCCGCGCACACTGCACCTGCAGGACGGCGAGCTGGCGACCGCTCCCACCACCGCGGGAGGGCTGTCATGAGCGCCCGCAAACAGCGCAGGCAGGTGGTGTTGCTGCGGCCGGTGCCGGGACGCACGGTGATCCACGACCTCTGGGCGGGCGCGAAACTGCTCATCGTCGCCGGCATCGGGGTGTTGCTGACGTTCTATCCCGGCTGGGTGCCGATCGCGGCGGTGGCGATCCTGGTCGCGGTGGCCGCCAGGATGGCCCACATCCCGCGCGGGGTGCTGCCCACGATCCCGCGCTGGCTGTGGTTCCTGCTCGCATTGGGTGCGCTGACCGCCACCTTCGCCGGCGGCAGCCCGGTGATCGCGCTCGGCTCGGTGGAGATCGGTCTCGGCGGGCTGCTGAACTTCCTGCGCATCACCGCGCTGTCGATCGTGCTACTCGGCCTCGGTGCAATGGTGTCGTGGACCACCAACGTCGCCGAGATCGCTCCCGCGGTGGCCGCTCTGGGCCGCCCGTTGCGCCCGCTGCGGATCCCCGTCGACGACTGGGCGGTGGCAGTGTCGTTGGCGCTGAGGGCGTTTCCGATGCTGATCGACGAGTTCAGCGTGCTCTACGCGGCGCGCCGGTTGCGACCGCAGGACGTCGACGTGCACCGGCGGGCGCGGGGACGTCGCTGGGCCGCCGAGCTGATCGACCTGCTCGCCGCCGCGATCACCGTGGCGTTGCGGCGGGCCGACGAGATGGGCGACGCGATCACCGCGCGCGGTGGGGCCGGCCAGATCTCGGCCGCGCCGTCGCGGCCCGCACGACGTGACTGGGTGGCGTTCGCGGTCGTCATCGTCGTGTGCGCGGTGGCGCTGGCCGTCGAGCTGACGGTGTTGCCCACCAGCGCCGCGCGCAGCTGAGCCATTACGGTGAAGGGCGTGACGGCGCCCCGAACAGTCGACGCGGACTTCCTCGCTCTGCCCCGCCAGGCCCTCGCTGACGCGGCGTTGAGCACGGCGCTTCACGCCGGTGCGAGCTACGCCGATCTGCGGATCCACGCGATCACCACCGAGACCGTGCAGTTGCGCGACGGCGCCCTGGAGAACGCCGTCGTCGACTACGAGATCGGCCTCGCGGTGCGGTTGATCGTCGACGGCACGTGGGGTTTCGCGTCGCACGCAGAGTTGAGCCTCGATGCGGCCGTCGAGACGGCGCGGCGCGCGGTGCGGGTGGCCACCACGTTGGCGGCACTCAACGCCGAACGCATCGAACTGGCGCCGGAACCGGTGTACCGCGACATGACGTGGGTGTCGGACTACCGCATCGATCCGTTCGCGGTGCCCGTCGGGGAGAAGATCGCCGTGCTCGAGGACTACTCGGGCCGGCTGCTGGCGTCCGACGGGGTCGACCACGTGTCGGCGTGGCTGCATGCGGCCAAGGAGCAGACGTTCTACGCCGACACCTTCGGTTCGTCGATCACCCAGCAGCGTGTGCGGGTGCTGCCGAATCTGGACGCGGTCACGGTGGACGCGGCGGCGGGCACGTTCGAGACCATGCGCACGCTGGCCCCGCCGACCGCGCGCGGCTGGGAAGCCGTTGCCGGTGACCAGGTCTGGGACTGGACCGGTGAGCTGGGCGAGCTGCCCGCCCTTCTGGCGGAGAAGGTCAAGGCGCCCAGCGTCGTCGCCGGCGCAGTCGATCTGGTGATCGACCCGTCGAACCTGTGGCTGACGATCCACGAATCCATCGGGCACGCCACCGAATACGACCGCGCCATCGGCTACGAGGCGGCCTACGCCGGCACGTCGTTCGCCACGCCCGACAAGCTGGGCCGGATGGCCTACGGTTCGGCGGCGATGAACGTGACCGCCGACCGCACCGTCGAGCACGGGCTGGCGACCGTGGGGTTCGACGACGAGGGCGTGCGCGCGCAGAGCTGGGATCTGGTGCGCGACGGGCTGTTCGTCGGTTATCAGCTCGACCGGGTGTTCGCGCCCCGGCTGGGGGTGGCCCGCTCCAACGGCTGCTCCTACGCTGATTCGGCCCACCATGTCCCGATCCAGCGGATGGCCAACGTGTCGCTGCAGCCCTCACCCGAGGACGTCAGCACCGAGGATCTGATCGCGCGGGTGGACGACGGGATCTACATCGTCGGCGACAAGAGCTGGTCGATCGACATGCAGCGGTACAACTTCCAGTTCACCGGTCAGCGGTTCTTCCGGATCCGGGACGGCAGGCTCGACGGGCAGGTGCGCGACGTCGCCTACCAGGCGACCACCACGGAGTTCTGGGGTTCGATGGAAGCCGTTGGCGGACAATCGACGTGGCGTCTCGGTGGCGCGTTCAACTGCGGCAAGGCCCAACCCGGGCAGGTCGCCGCGGTCAGTCATGGCTGCCCGTCGGCGCTGTTCCGCGGCATCACCGTGCTCAACACCCGTGAAGAGGGCGGACGATGATCGGCGCGGCACAGGTCGTCGACGTCGCGCTGGCCGAAGCGGCGCGGCTGGGCCGGGCCGACGAGACGATCGTCCTGGTCACCGATCGCGTCGACGCGGCACTGCGGTGGGCGAACAACACGATGACCACCAACGGCGAATCGACCAGCCGGACCACCACCGTCATCTCCATCGTCCGCAGTGGCGACGACGCGCACGTCGGTTCCGTGCGCTCCAGCGCCGTCGATCCGGCGGTGCTCGTCGACCTGGTCGCCGCGTCGCAGCGGGCCGCAGCCGCGGCGCCCCCGGCCCGCGACAACGCGCCACCACTGCCCGGCGGCGAGCCGCCCTCGGACTGGGACGCGCCCGTTCCCGGGACCGGTGCCGACGTGTTCTCCAGCTTCGCAACAGATCTCGCGCGTGGCTTCCGAGGTCGCGACACGTTGTTCGGGTATGCCCGCCACATCCTGGAGACCACGTTCGTCGCCACGTCGGGTGGGCTGCGGCGGCGCTTCACCCAGCCGACCGGTTCGGTCGAGATCAACGCCAAGCGAGATGGCGCCAGCGCGTGGGCGGGGGTGAGCACCCCCGACTTCGCCGGGGTGTCCACCGATGCCCTGCTCGAGGAGTTGAACACCCGGCTGTCGTGGGCGCGGCGCACCGTCGAGTTGCCCGCGGGCCGCTACGAGACGATCCTGCCGCCGTCCACGGTGGCCGACCTGATGATCTACGTGACGTGGACGATGGGTGGGCGTGGCGCACAGGAGGGCCGCACCGCGCTCGCGGCGCCCGGCGGCGGCACCCGGGTGGGGGAGCGGCTGACGGATCTGCCCCTCACGCTGTACTCCGACCCGCACGCATCGGGGCAGAAGTGCGCGCCGTACGTGGCGGTGTCGACGTCCTCGGAACGAGCCTCGGTGTTCGACAACGGAATGGACATCGAGCGGGTCGACTGGATCCGGGACGGCGTGATCAACGCCCTGGCCTATCCGCGGGCGGCGGCCGCGGAGTTCGGCGCCCCGGTCGCCATGGGTGCGGACAATCTGCTGATGACCGGAGGGTCGACCGCGCTGCCGGACATGATCGCGTCCACCGAGCGGGGACTGCTGCTCACCACGCTGTGGTACATCCGGGAGGTGGATCCGTCGGTGCTGCTGCTGACCGGCCTGACCCGCGACGGGGTGTATCTGGTGGAGGACGGGGAGGTGACCGCTGCGGTGAACAACTTCCGGTTCAACGAGAGCCCGCTGGACCTGCTGCGCCGGGCCACCGAGGCGGGGCTCAGCGAGGCGACACTGCCGCGCGAGTGGGGCGATTGGGCCACCCGCGCACAGATGCCTTCCCTGCGGATTCCCGACTTCCACATGTCTTCGGTCAGTCAGGCGCAATAATCACTCGGGTGAGCGACCGCGCGCTGCCCGAACGGCTGGCCGATCTCGTCGCGCTGTCCTCGGGGGACAGCCGCGCCGACACCATGATCCGGTTGACGTGCGGGCGGGCGCTGTCGCTGCCACCGCTGCCGGTGCCTGCGGACCTCGCCGACGGTCGCTCCGATGCCGAGCTGGTGCTGGCCGCGTTCGCCGAGCAGTTCTGCACCGACGTCACCGGCATCGGCGACAACCAGCGGCAGCGATTCACGCAAGCCTACGGAGACAACGCCTTTCGCGTGGTGGTCGCGGTGTTCGTCGCCGACTTCGTGCCCCGGGTGTGGGCGGGCTGCGAGGCCCTCGGGCTCGGCAGGCCGGGCTCGGTCTCCGAGGTGGCCTGGGACGCCGACGGAGATCCGGTGGAGCACCTGCTCGGTGGGTTCGTGCCCGCGGTGGCGCGGCTGCGCGAGCTCGATGCCGTGACCACGGAGGTGGTGCGGCTGCGCGGAGCCGCGGCGCACAACTGCCGGCTGTGCAAGTCACTGCGCGAGGCGCATGCCCTCGACGAGGGAGGCTCGGAAGACCTGTACCGCCAGATCGAGGACTTCGAGACGGCGCCGGACCTGTCGGAGGCGCACAAGGCGGCGCTGCGTTACGTCGACGCGCTGATCTGGTCGCCGTCGCAGATCGACGACGCGGTGGTGGACGGGGTACACAAGCACTTCTCGGAGAAGCAGTCGTTCGAGCTGACGCTGGACGTCATGCGCAACGCCGCCAACAAGATCGCCGTGTCGCTGGGCGCGGACGCGCCTAGGGTGGCCGAGGGCGCCGAGCGCTACGAGGTGGACGAGGCGGGACAGACGATATTCGCCTGACCGGCGGTGTGCGACCATGGTGCGCGCCGGGGCGGTAGCTCAGTCGGTCAGAGCCGTGGACTCATAATCCATTGGTCGCGGGTTCGAGCCCCGCCCGCCCCACAGAACTTCGAGGTGGACGACAGTCAGACGATCTGTGCGTGTGAATCACCGCCCGCACCCTTGCGGGATACGGGCGGTGATTTCACGAGGCGCTATCAGACTCGGGCGTTCCTTAGAGCTGTCCGAGGATCTGGTTGAGAAGGTTGATGATGTTCTGCAGGATGCCACTGAGAATGCCGTTCGGCCCCGCCAGTGCGCACAACAACTGTCCGAGCAGACCATCGGACGGGATCGCCGTGATGACCAGGTGGACCTGATTCAGTTGAACCCGAAGACCGAGGAGGTTCAGGTCCAGCGGCCCGAGGGTGAGGTCGAGGACGGAGCAACTGGCCTGCTGGTTCGCGAGCTGAACCTGGGTGCCATCGGCGGATGTGTACGACGACGGCTGAGCAGGCGCGGCCGGGGGGAACTGAATATCGGCAACGGGCATGGCGACCTGCTGCTTGACATTGCCCTTGCCGGGGTTCCCGGGTGATCCCGGTCCCTGACCCGGCTTGGGACCCTGTGCCTGGGGCGGGGTCACCAGTCCGGTGAGCTCACCGAGAAGCGCAATGCCCTTGGGAGCCGACTTATCGGCCTGAGCACTGTTGGCGGTGAAGGTACCGGTGAACACCTGCTCTCCGGTGGCCAGGTCTTTACCGGTGACGGCAATGGTCTTCTGGCTGACGGGTGCGTTCGGTGGCTGGGCCGATGCCACGTTCCCTGACACGAACCCGAACAGCGCTACCAGCGCGGTGCTCAGCAGCACCACCAGCGCCCTTGTTAGTGCTCTCATTAACTGACTCCTTTGTTCCTGCGGGGTGGGAGAGGTGACGCTGCGCCAGTCGGCGCAGAGCCCGCAGGTGGAGCCCGACCCCCCTAAGGCGGCTCTTCCTGCCCCACCGCCGGGTTTGCCCCGCAGTATTGGTTCTAACCCCAATTCAAGGATCTTTTTTCGTGGGCGTTAGTTTGCCTTCAAAGGACTAATTAACTGGCGCGTAGCTTTGGACTTGTCAACGTGCAGCTCTACCAGTAGATACTGCCAACGGCCGCCTTGGTGAAAGATTGCGGCCGTCAATCCTGGAGTGCCCACGCGGCCCCGGAAGCTTTGCGGCGGCGGCGGCGCGTCCCTCGGGACGGTTCGGGGGACCGAGGGACTCGGTAGCTGCCTCATACACCGGCGCCGGTGAGGGCGGCCTCGTACTCGCCCGGTGGAACGTGGCGCGCACGGCGTCAGCGACGCCGCAGCGACTCCCAGTCGTGCTCGGCTTCGAGTTGCGCGATGAGTCGCGACGTCTGTTCGCGCATGAGCAGGGTCAGGCCGACGCCGATCACGATGGCCACGACGAGCGCGATCCAGGAGAATCGCGAGAGCCAGCGCTCGGCGGCGACGCCCGCGTAGTAGATGACGGCGGTGGTGCCGCCGGCCCAAACCACCGCTCCGCCGGCGTTGGCCGCGAGGAAGCGGGGGTAGCGCATCCTCATGGCGCCGGCCAGCGGACCCGCGAAAATCCGCAGCAGCGCGATGAATCGACCAAAGAACACCGCCCAGACGCCCCACCGTTCGAACAGGCCCTTCGCCAGCGCGACGTGCCCCGGCCCGAAATGTTTCGGGAAACGGTTGCCCAGTCGTTCGAACAGCGACATCCCGAACCGTCGCCCGATCGAGTATCCGATGGTGTCGCCGACGATGGCTCCGGTGGCGGCGGCCGCCGCCACCCCCACCGGGCTGATGTCGAGGGTGTGGCGCGACGACAGCAGCGCGGCGCTGACCAGTGCGATCTCGCCGGGCAGCGGGATGCCGAGGCTCTCGATGCCGATGACGGCGCCCACCACCAGATACACCGCGATCGGTGGAATCGCCTGCAGGAGTGCCTCGACGTTCATGCCGGTGCTACAACTGCCAGTCGTTGGAGCCGTCGTGCCGGGAGTACGTGCCGCCGCTGGAGTTCTTCACGACGATGGGGTCGCCGGCGCCGAAGTTGTCGTAGAACCACTGGGCATTGGCCGGGCTGATGTTGATGCAGCCGTGGCTGACGTCGCGCTTGCCTTGGTCGGCGACCGACCAGGGAGCGCTGTGGACGAAGTCGCCGCTGTCGTCGAAGCGGACGGCCAGCTCGACGGTCGTCTTGTATCCGTAGGTGGAGTCGACCGGAACCCCGTAGGTCGAGGAATCCATCACCACCGACGGCATCTTCTCCTGGACGTAATAGGTCCCGTTCGGCGTCTGGTGGCCGCCGGCGGCCATGCCCATCGACATCGGAATCGTCTTCTCCACGGTGCCGTTGCGGGTGATGGTCAGTTGGTGGGTGGCGTCGTCTGCTGTGGCGATGAGGCTGTCGCCGGTCTGGAAGCTCGATACCGCGCCACCGGCATCGACGGTCACCGCGGTGTGCGCCGGCCAGAATTCGAGTGGGCGCCACCGCAGCTGTGTGGGTGTCATCCAGTAGAACTTGCCCGGAACCGGCGGGACCGAGGAGACGTGGATGGCGGTTTCGGCGGCGACGGAGTTGTCGACGAGTCCGGGGAAGTCGATGATGATCGGCTGGGCGACGCCGACGGTGGAACCGTTGACCGGAGCGACTTTCGGCGGACCGAAGGGCGCCACTCCGACGAACGGCGTCGGGTCCTGTCCCGCAGGCGAACCCGCGGCGGGCTGGGCGACTGCGGTTCCTGCGCCCACCATCACAACCACGCACACCATCGATGCAATGCCGACTGCCTTGCCGGCGGCGAAGGCCCTTCTCCACGTCAAGTCCGACATACCCGTCCTTCCGTCGTGGCAACAGTGTTCCACAGCGGTGCTTCAGTTCTCGGCGTCTCGGGAGGTGAGCTTGACGGAGGACACCGACTGCGTGCCGCTGAGTCCCTTGAGTTCGACCTCGACCGGCTCCTCGAATTCGATGTCGTCTGACCTCATCGCGTTCCGCAGCTCGCCGCTGACGAGGATCTCGCCGCCGGCCGCGAGATCTGCGATCCGCGCCGCCATCGCGACATTGCGGCCGAACAGGTCGTCGCCCCGCCGGACCGACGTGCCCGCGTGGATACCGATCCGCACCCGGATGCCGTCGTAGCGCTCTGTCTCGTCGAGCAGGGCCCGCTGTATGGACATACTGCACCGCACGGCGTCGGCGGGTTCGGCGAAGGCGACCATGAAGCCGTCGCCCTGGTTCTTGAGGACGTAACCGTGGTGGTCTGCGACCTGCCGCTGGACCAGCCCGTTGTGCCGTTCGAGGACCTTGACCCATTCCCGGTCGCCGAGTGACTCGTTGCGTTGCGTGGAACCTTCGATGTCTGAGAAGACCAGCACGACCCGGCCATCGGAGGTGATGCGGGCCAGGTCCGGTCGTTCGACGCGGGCCCACGCAGCCAGCTCGTCGACCGAGCTGCGGACGTTGCCGACGATGCCGTGCCGGATCAGCGCGTCGGCGTTCTTCAGTGTGTGGGTGACGGTCTTGACCGCCAGCGGCGCAACCCCGGGTCGCCTCCGGCGGCCGTCACGCGGTGGACGTTCGCGGCTGCGTCGCAACTCTTTTCGCGCATTCGCGAGTTGGCGCCGCGACACGATGAGCAGCACGCCGAGCGTGATCAGCCCTGCCGACAGAATCAGGGCGATGACCAGCAGCGCGATGTCCACGCGCTCAGTATGGCAAGAGGCCGGGGTTCTCCGACGGTGCCGCCGCCCGACGTCTTCTCCAGCCTCGACGGCTTCGGCAGCGTCAACGGCGGCGACTGGGGTGGCTATTGGGCGGCGCGAACACCTATCGACTGTTCGCGCAGATGCTGGCCGGAAGCACCGAGGATTGCGCTGTGCGCGACCCCTGGGTCACTCAAATGAGCGAACTACCGGCACAAGTTCAGATACTCAGGGTGACCGCGGTCACGACGACCTCGACGGTCTTCGCCCCGGCGTCCGACGCGACGACCAGTACGGGCGCCCCGGGTGCCGAAACGACGTGCCCGCCCGTGACGGCCACGGAATAGCCTGCAGGGAAGGCAATCTCGGGAACCGCGAGGACGGTCTGTGAACCCGCCTCGAAATCGCCCGCGCCGTCGGCCCTTTGGGTCGCGTACCGCAACGTCATCGTGCCGTCGGTGAAGGCATACGACAGTGGGACTCCCGAGATCACCTGCGGGTACGGCTGAGCCAGCAGCGCGAGCTTCCCTGTGTCGACGTTGTCGCCCACCGGCGGAAGCGCCGGATCAAGCACCAGCCACTCGGTGTCGGGAGAACCGGTGACATCGCCGACACCGCTGTAGGCCCATTCGATCCAGCCCAGGAGTCTGTCCTGCGCCCCGGACATCTCACGGGCCAGGATCGTCAGGTCGTCGGTGGCGCCGAACTCGGTGAGCAGCGCCGGCATGTCGTGCCGCCTGGCGTAGTGCTGGGCCGCGGCGCCCATCCGGTTCGCGATGAACCCGCAGATCGGCGTCAGTCCACCGCAGTAACCGTGATAGGACAGCACGGTGTCGGGATCGTCGACGGGGCCCAGGCTGACGTGCAGCGACAAGACCATCGGGATCTCGGAGACGCCGGGGTTCGGCGGCTCGACGTAGACCGTCGTGGTGGGGTCGACGGAGCGGATGGCGGCGATCACCTGGTTGTACAGCGGGGTCAGCTGCTGGCGGCCGTAGAAGTCGTTGCCGAGGGCGGCGCGCAACCACTTGCTCCCGGGCCACGGCTCGTTGATGATCTCGTAACCGATGACGTCGGTGTTGCCGCTGAACCTGGCCGCGACCTGCTGCCACGTCAGCGCGAAGTGATCCGACAGGCCCAGCCCGTCGGGCGCGGATGCGTTGGCCCAGAACATGTCCCAGGCATGCCACTCGGCGGGGTTGGTGAAGTAGTTGCCCGGGAAGCCGTTGCTCGGATTGGGCAGTCCGCCGTCCTGCGTCGCCCAGTCGGGAGCACCCTCCCCCTGGAACGCCTCGCTGTAGTTGTCCTGATGCATGTCGATCACGGTGTGGATCCCGTGGGCGGCCAGCGTCTGCACCGTCTGCTCGATCGAGTCGAGGTAGGCGGAGTCGTAGACGCCGGGCTCGGGCTCGATGGCGCTCCAGATGACGCCGAGCCGTACGACGTTGAATCCGTTGGCCGCCAGGAACGCGGCGTCGTCGTCACCGAACCCACTGGCCGCCGGTGTGTACGGCGCGATCTTGTACACCTCGTTGAGGCCGTGCAGCAGCACGACCTGGCCGGTGCCGTTCGTCACCCACGTCCCCGTGGTCCCCAGCGGGGGGAGCGTTCCGCGCGACGGAGGTGTGACGGCGCCGACGACTCCGCCGGAACGGCCGACGACGCCATGACTACCGAGCAACCCGGCGGTGCCGCCCGCGCCGCCGAGGGCGGCCAATCCTGTACCGGCGCCGCCGGATCCGCCGTGGCCTCCGCTGCCCAGGAACGCCGACCCGTTCCCGCCGGTGCCGCCGCGGCCGCCCCGCAGGCCGTCACCGCCGTCGCCGCCCACACCGCCGACGCCCAGCACGAATCCGCGCCCTGCACCGCCCGCCCCGCCGGCGCCACCGGCGAGCGCGTCACTGCCCTGCCCACCGCGTCCGCCGGCGCCGCCGACGCCCATCACGGTGCCGCCCGTGCCGCCGGTCCCTCCGTCGGCACCGGCTCCGCCTTCGCCGCCCCGCCCGCCGACACCGAATGCTCCTGCGCCGCCACCTTTTCCGCCCGAGACGCCCGCGACGGTGCTGTTCCATCCCGGGCCGCCGTCGCCGAGCAGCCAGCCGGCGTCGCCGCCATCGGGACG
This window contains:
- a CDS encoding energy-coupling factor transporter transmembrane component T family protein, with amino-acid sequence MSARKQRRQVVLLRPVPGRTVIHDLWAGAKLLIVAGIGVLLTFYPGWVPIAAVAILVAVAARMAHIPRGVLPTIPRWLWFLLALGALTATFAGGSPVIALGSVEIGLGGLLNFLRITALSIVLLGLGAMVSWTTNVAEIAPAVAALGRPLRPLRIPVDDWAVAVSLALRAFPMLIDEFSVLYAARRLRPQDVDVHRRARGRRWAAELIDLLAAAITVALRRADEMGDAITARGGAGQISAAPSRPARRDWVAFAVVIVVCAVALAVELTVLPTSAARS
- a CDS encoding TldD/PmbA family protein; the encoded protein is MTAPRTVDADFLALPRQALADAALSTALHAGASYADLRIHAITTETVQLRDGALENAVVDYEIGLAVRLIVDGTWGFASHAELSLDAAVETARRAVRVATTLAALNAERIELAPEPVYRDMTWVSDYRIDPFAVPVGEKIAVLEDYSGRLLASDGVDHVSAWLHAAKEQTFYADTFGSSITQQRVRVLPNLDAVTVDAAAGTFETMRTLAPPTARGWEAVAGDQVWDWTGELGELPALLAEKVKAPSVVAGAVDLVIDPSNLWLTIHESIGHATEYDRAIGYEAAYAGTSFATPDKLGRMAYGSAAMNVTADRTVEHGLATVGFDDEGVRAQSWDLVRDGLFVGYQLDRVFAPRLGVARSNGCSYADSAHHVPIQRMANVSLQPSPEDVSTEDLIARVDDGIYIVGDKSWSIDMQRYNFQFTGQRFFRIRDGRLDGQVRDVAYQATTTEFWGSMEAVGGQSTWRLGGAFNCGKAQPGQVAAVSHGCPSALFRGITVLNTREEGGR
- a CDS encoding metallopeptidase TldD-related protein; translation: MIGAAQVVDVALAEAARLGRADETIVLVTDRVDAALRWANNTMTTNGESTSRTTTVISIVRSGDDAHVGSVRSSAVDPAVLVDLVAASQRAAAAAPPARDNAPPLPGGEPPSDWDAPVPGTGADVFSSFATDLARGFRGRDTLFGYARHILETTFVATSGGLRRRFTQPTGSVEINAKRDGASAWAGVSTPDFAGVSTDALLEELNTRLSWARRTVELPAGRYETILPPSTVADLMIYVTWTMGGRGAQEGRTALAAPGGGTRVGERLTDLPLTLYSDPHASGQKCAPYVAVSTSSERASVFDNGMDIERVDWIRDGVINALAYPRAAAAEFGAPVAMGADNLLMTGGSTALPDMIASTERGLLLTTLWYIREVDPSVLLLTGLTRDGVYLVEDGEVTAAVNNFRFNESPLDLLRRATEAGLSEATLPREWGDWATRAQMPSLRIPDFHMSSVSQAQ
- a CDS encoding carboxymuconolactone decarboxylase family protein; its protein translation is MSDRALPERLADLVALSSGDSRADTMIRLTCGRALSLPPLPVPADLADGRSDAELVLAAFAEQFCTDVTGIGDNQRQRFTQAYGDNAFRVVVAVFVADFVPRVWAGCEALGLGRPGSVSEVAWDADGDPVEHLLGGFVPAVARLRELDAVTTEVVRLRGAAAHNCRLCKSLREAHALDEGGSEDLYRQIEDFETAPDLSEAHKAALRYVDALIWSPSQIDDAVVDGVHKHFSEKQSFELTLDVMRNAANKIAVSLGADAPRVAEGAERYEVDEAGQTIFA
- a CDS encoding DedA family protein; its protein translation is MNVEALLQAIPPIAVYLVVGAVIGIESLGIPLPGEIALVSAALLSSRHTLDISPVGVAAAAATGAIVGDTIGYSIGRRFGMSLFERLGNRFPKHFGPGHVALAKGLFERWGVWAVFFGRFIALLRIFAGPLAGAMRMRYPRFLAANAGGAVVWAGGTTAVIYYAGVAAERWLSRFSWIALVVAIVIGVGLTLLMREQTSRLIAQLEAEHDWESLRRR
- a CDS encoding L,D-transpeptidase, with translation MVCVVVMVGAGTAVAQPAAGSPAGQDPTPFVGVAPFGPPKVAPVNGSTVGVAQPIIIDFPGLVDNSVAAETAIHVSSVPPVPGKFYWMTPTQLRWRPLEFWPAHTAVTVDAGGAVSSFQTGDSLIATADDATHQLTITRNGTVEKTIPMSMGMAAGGHQTPNGTYYVQEKMPSVVMDSSTYGVPVDSTYGYKTTVELAVRFDDSGDFVHSAPWSVADQGKRDVSHGCINISPANAQWFYDNFGAGDPIVVKNSSGGTYSRHDGSNDWQL
- a CDS encoding adenylate/guanylate cyclase domain-containing protein encodes the protein MDIALLVIALILSAGLITLGVLLIVSRRQLANARKELRRSRERPPRDGRRRRPGVAPLAVKTVTHTLKNADALIRHGIVGNVRSSVDELAAWARVERPDLARITSDGRVVLVFSDIEGSTQRNESLGDREWVKVLERHNGLVQRQVADHHGYVLKNQGDGFMVAFAEPADAVRCSMSIQRALLDETERYDGIRVRIGIHAGTSVRRGDDLFGRNVAMAARIADLAAGGEILVSGELRNAMRSDDIEFEEPVEVELKGLSGTQSVSSVKLTSRDAEN
- a CDS encoding cellulase family glycosylhydrolase, yielding MTGASCIGRVGGLAVALGIGLAVSSGLAVASADTGTETGAESGQASGAGAGAQSNTASGPGERDTARPFARIANRTRHDARAAEGSEPARGPARRARVRIDDDPPSEGTEPPARRAPKRPEGAGPGAWLTAAAARRELATEQTPDSPTDTAPRPATAERTAQVIDANEPVDVTDVPTLVQAVVFTPIHTLVQAWINSDVGLVVDSYINRVFGSYVIGNGTAGTAERPDGGDAGWLLGDGGPGWNSTVAGVSGGKGGGAGAFGVGGRGGEGGAGADGGTGGTGGTVMGVGGAGGRGGQGSDALAGGAGGAGGAGRGFVLGVGGVGGDGGDGLRGGRGGTGGNGSAFLGSGGHGGSGGAGTGLAALGGAGGTAGLLGSHGVVGRSGGVVGAVTPPSRGTLPPLGTTGTWVTNGTGQVVLLHGLNEVYKIAPYTPAASGFGDDDAAFLAANGFNVVRLGVIWSAIEPEPGVYDSAYLDSIEQTVQTLAAHGIHTVIDMHQDNYSEAFQGEGAPDWATQDGGLPNPSNGFPGNYFTNPAEWHAWDMFWANASAPDGLGLSDHFALTWQQVAARFSGNTDVIGYEIINEPWPGSKWLRAALGNDFYGRQQLTPLYNQVIAAIRSVDPTTTVYVEPPNPGVSEIPMVLSLHVSLGPVDDPDTVLSYHGYCGGLTPICGFIANRMGAAAQHYARRHDMPALLTEFGATDDLTILAREMSGAQDRLLGWIEWAYSGVGDVTGSPDTEWLVLDPALPPVGDNVDTGKLALLAQPYPQVISGVPLSYAFTDGTMTLRYATQRADGAGDFEAGSQTVLAVPEIAFPAGYSVAVTGGHVVSAPGAPVLVVASDAGAKTVEVVVTAVTLSI